The alpha proteobacterium U9-1i genome includes a region encoding these proteins:
- a CDS encoding signal recognition particle subunit Ffh SRP54 (TC 3.A.5.1.1): MFEALTERLGGVFDRLTGRGALNEADVEAALREVRVALLEADVALPVVKDFITKVKAAAVGEAVIKAVKPGQQVVKIVYDTLVETLGGDGPPETLRIDGEPPNVIMMAGLQGSGKTTTAAKLANRLTKTDKKRVLMASLDVYRPAAMEQLATLGKTIGVDVLPILAGQKPADIAKRALTSARIGGHDVLILDTAGRTTLDDEMMGEAAEIAKIAKPGEILLVADSLTGQDAVETARRFHERLPLTGLVLTRADGDGRGGAALSMRAVTGLPIKFLGVGERTDALEPFDARRVAGRILGQGDIVGLVEKAAANVDREQAEKMAKKMAKGAFDFDDMAGQLNQLMQIGGLKGVMGMLPGVQKLKGQINEAAMDDRQLRRQVGIIRSMTAAERKKPDLINGRRRARIAKGSGVEVSEVNKLIKMHRNMADMAKAMGKGKLPAGLAGMMPGGSRMPSPEMLRQMGGGIPGLPNQGSPTGLPGLPGLPGSQKKD, from the coding sequence ATGTTTGAGGCCCTGACAGAACGACTTGGCGGCGTCTTCGACCGGCTCACCGGCCGTGGCGCGCTGAATGAGGCCGACGTCGAAGCCGCGCTCCGCGAAGTGCGCGTTGCGTTGCTTGAGGCCGATGTCGCGCTCCCGGTGGTGAAGGACTTCATCACCAAGGTAAAGGCCGCCGCCGTCGGCGAAGCCGTCATCAAGGCGGTGAAGCCCGGCCAACAGGTCGTGAAGATCGTCTACGACACTTTGGTCGAGACGCTGGGCGGCGACGGCCCGCCCGAAACCCTGCGTATCGATGGCGAGCCGCCCAACGTCATCATGATGGCGGGCCTGCAAGGCTCAGGCAAAACTACCACAGCCGCGAAACTCGCAAATCGCCTGACGAAGACTGACAAAAAGCGCGTCTTGATGGCGTCGCTCGACGTCTACCGCCCAGCGGCGATGGAACAGCTTGCTACGCTTGGGAAAACCATCGGCGTCGATGTGCTGCCGATCCTAGCCGGCCAAAAGCCCGCCGACATCGCCAAGCGCGCGCTGACATCCGCGCGCATCGGCGGCCACGACGTTCTCATTCTTGATACGGCCGGCCGCACCACGCTCGACGATGAGATGATGGGCGAAGCCGCCGAGATCGCGAAAATCGCCAAGCCCGGCGAGATCCTGCTCGTCGCCGATAGCCTTACCGGCCAGGACGCCGTCGAGACCGCGCGGCGCTTCCACGAGCGCTTGCCGCTGACAGGCCTCGTGCTCACCCGCGCTGACGGCGACGGCCGTGGCGGCGCGGCGCTCTCGATGCGCGCTGTCACCGGCCTGCCAATTAAGTTCCTCGGCGTCGGCGAACGCACCGACGCGCTTGAGCCGTTCGACGCCCGTCGCGTCGCTGGGCGCATCCTTGGCCAAGGCGACATCGTCGGCCTCGTCGAGAAAGCCGCCGCGAATGTCGACCGCGAGCAAGCCGAGAAGATGGCCAAGAAAATGGCCAAGGGCGCGTTCGATTTCGACGACATGGCCGGTCAGCTCAATCAGCTGATGCAGATCGGCGGCCTGAAGGGCGTCATGGGCATGCTGCCCGGCGTCCAGAAGCTCAAAGGCCAGATCAACGAAGCAGCCATGGATGACCGCCAGCTGCGCCGCCAGGTCGGCATCATTCGCTCGATGACCGCCGCCGAGCGCAAAAAGCCAGACCTCATCAACGGTCGCCGACGCGCCCGCATCGCCAAAGGTTCCGGCGTTGAGGTGTCGGAGGTCAACAAGCTCATCAAGATGCACCGCAACATGGCTGACATGGCAAAAGCCATGGGTAAGGGGAAACTCCCCGCCGGCCTCGCGGGCATGATGCCTGGCGGTAGCCGCATGCCGAGCCCTGAAATGCTCCGGCAAATGGGTGGCGGTATTCCAGGTTTACCAAATCAAGGCAGCCCAACTGGCCTTCCCGGCCTGCCAGGGCTTCCCGGAAGCCAGAAAAAAGACTAA
- a CDS encoding SSU ribosomal protein S16p → MSLKIRLARGGAKKRPFYSIVVADSRSPRDGRFIEKVGTYNPILKSDDPNRVVLKLERIQDWMKKGAQPTDRVARFLDQAGVQKREARSNPNKAQPGKKMTERAEARAAANAPAEAAPEA, encoded by the coding sequence ATGTCCCTGAAAATCCGTCTCGCCCGCGGCGGCGCCAAAAAGCGTCCATTCTACTCCATCGTTGTCGCGGACAGCCGTAGCCCTCGTGATGGGCGATTCATCGAGAAGGTTGGCACCTACAATCCTATATTGAAGTCAGACGACCCGAACCGTGTCGTTCTCAAGCTTGAGCGGATCCAAGACTGGATGAAGAAGGGCGCGCAACCGACTGACCGCGTGGCCCGCTTCCTTGACCAGGCTGGCGTGCAAAAGCGCGAGGCCCGCAGCAACCCGAACAAGGCCCAGCCGGGCAAGAAGATGACGGAACGCGCAGAAGCGCGCGCCGCCGCCAACGCCCCGGCCGAGGCAGCTCCAGAGGCATAA
- a CDS encoding 16S rRNA processing protein RimM, which translates to MASKPAPAPAPAARRDQRPPAKAEARPAAPKAAEAKSAKAAPAPKPVAKGAEAKPPGKAAAKAAPVAKPAPKPVEPKAKVEAKKPAAKPEPAPKVVAKGAAKPAKAEAAKPEAKAKTEPKVGAKPAPKAAAKPEPKAKPEPKAKAKAEPAAKPEPKKPEPKKPEAKAAPEPKAKAAPKAPPKPVPPPKPLVAPVTTKTAPIITRPVLNGARPITRPVAPPKPLSAPKPSATQPEIIGDEQAVPAFKGKSSSAKGMVLVGAVAGAFGVKGEVRLRAFTAEKQGVIAYGPLHTAEGKVLLKPKSWRELKDGVAITAPEVKSREEAEKLKGTRLYVPRANLPAPAEDEFYIVDLLGCRAESVDGGVLGEIVAVWNFGAGDILEYRPQNGGPNQRITFTKDTAPLVDLTGKRVVLDPPAPEAVGK; encoded by the coding sequence GTGGCCTCCAAGCCTGCCCCCGCGCCCGCCCCGGCGGCGCGCCGGGACCAGCGTCCGCCGGCCAAAGCGGAAGCGCGCCCGGCCGCGCCAAAGGCGGCAGAGGCGAAGTCCGCCAAGGCGGCTCCAGCGCCTAAACCGGTAGCGAAGGGCGCCGAGGCGAAGCCGCCCGGCAAGGCGGCGGCGAAAGCCGCGCCGGTCGCCAAGCCTGCGCCTAAGCCGGTTGAGCCGAAGGCAAAGGTGGAGGCCAAAAAGCCTGCGGCGAAGCCGGAGCCCGCGCCGAAGGTGGTAGCCAAGGGCGCAGCAAAACCGGCGAAGGCCGAAGCGGCCAAGCCCGAAGCCAAAGCCAAGACTGAGCCGAAGGTTGGAGCCAAGCCCGCACCGAAGGCAGCTGCGAAGCCCGAACCGAAGGCGAAGCCCGAGCCCAAGGCTAAGGCGAAAGCCGAGCCAGCGGCCAAGCCTGAGCCGAAAAAGCCCGAGCCCAAGAAGCCGGAAGCCAAGGCCGCGCCAGAGCCAAAAGCCAAGGCTGCGCCGAAGGCGCCTCCTAAACCCGTACCGCCGCCAAAGCCTTTGGTGGCGCCAGTCACCACTAAGACCGCGCCGATCATCACCCGTCCGGTGCTGAACGGCGCGCGCCCGATCACCCGCCCCGTCGCCCCGCCGAAGCCGCTTTCCGCGCCTAAGCCATCCGCGACGCAACCGGAAATCATCGGAGACGAACAGGCGGTGCCGGCGTTTAAAGGCAAGTCATCAAGCGCGAAAGGAATGGTGCTCGTCGGTGCTGTCGCTGGCGCGTTCGGCGTAAAAGGTGAAGTGCGTTTGCGCGCGTTCACCGCCGAGAAGCAAGGCGTGATCGCCTACGGCCCGCTCCACACAGCCGAAGGCAAAGTGCTGTTGAAGCCGAAGTCCTGGCGCGAGTTGAAGGATGGCGTCGCCATCACCGCGCCGGAAGTGAAAAGCCGCGAAGAAGCCGAGAAGCTGAAGGGCACGCGCCTTTACGTCCCGCGCGCCAATCTGCCGGCCCCGGCGGAAGACGAATTCTATATCGTCGATCTGCTAGGCTGCCGCGCCGAAAGCGTGGACGGCGGCGTGCTGGGCGAGATCGTGGCGGTTTGGAATTTCGGCGCTGGCGATATTCTCGAGTATCGCCCGCAAAACGGCGGCCCGAACCAACGCATCACGTTCACCAAGGACACCGCGCCGCTGGTCGATCTCACCGGCAAACGCGTCGTTCTCGACCCGCCGGCCCCCGAAGCGGTCGGCAAGTGA
- a CDS encoding tRNA (guanine37-N1) -methyltransferase — protein MFAASIITLFPEAFPGTLGVSLIGKALREGAWSLETLNLRDFGQGPHKNVDDTPAGGGAGMVLRADVAATAIDSIPRNDRPLIYLSPRGDQLNQSMAREWAAGPGLILFCGRFEALDERVIEARNMREVAVGGAVLAGGEAAALVLLEACVRLIPGVLGNEASIVEESFSDGLLEHPHYTRPREWEGRSIPEVLTSGDHSKVAVWRQAERQRITAQRRPDLLAKRDRK, from the coding sequence ATGTTCGCCGCAAGCATCATCACGCTTTTCCCGGAAGCATTCCCGGGCACGCTTGGCGTCTCGCTGATTGGCAAGGCGTTGCGCGAGGGCGCATGGTCGCTTGAAACCTTGAACCTGCGCGATTTCGGCCAAGGCCCGCACAAGAACGTGGACGACACCCCTGCTGGCGGCGGCGCCGGTATGGTGTTGCGCGCCGACGTCGCCGCCACTGCGATCGACAGCATTCCACGCAACGATCGCCCGCTGATCTATCTTTCGCCGCGCGGCGATCAGCTGAACCAATCCATGGCGCGAGAGTGGGCGGCCGGCCCCGGCCTCATCCTTTTCTGCGGCCGCTTTGAAGCCCTTGATGAACGCGTCATCGAAGCCCGCAACATGCGTGAAGTCGCTGTGGGGGGCGCCGTATTGGCCGGCGGCGAGGCCGCCGCGCTCGTGCTGCTCGAAGCCTGCGTCCGACTCATTCCAGGTGTGCTCGGAAACGAGGCCTCCATCGTCGAGGAAAGCTTCAGCGACGGCCTGCTCGAACACCCGCATTACACCCGGCCGCGCGAATGGGAGGGCCGTTCAATCCCAGAGGTGCTGACGTCCGGCGATCATTCCAAGGTCGCCGTTTGGCGCCAGGCCGAGCGCCAGCGCATAACTGCCCAAAGACGGCCCGATTTGCTCGCCAAACGCGACCGCAAATAA
- a CDS encoding LSU ribosomal protein L19p: MNLIQTLQQEEIARVTAGKTIPSFDPGDTLRVNVKIKEGDRERVQAYEGVCIARSGAGLNANFTVRKISFGEGVERVFPLYAPTLDSIDVVRRGAVRRAKLYYLRDRRGKSARIAERAGGAREDDFVGAEIEAPAAE, encoded by the coding sequence ATGAACCTGATCCAGACGCTCCAACAAGAAGAAATCGCCCGCGTCACCGCTGGCAAAACCATCCCGTCCTTCGACCCGGGCGACACGCTGCGCGTGAACGTGAAGATCAAGGAAGGCGACCGTGAGCGCGTCCAGGCTTACGAAGGCGTCTGCATCGCCCGTTCGGGCGCCGGCCTCAACGCCAATTTCACCGTCCGCAAGATCAGCTTCGGCGAAGGTGTGGAACGCGTGTTCCCGCTCTACGCCCCAACGCTGGACTCGATCGACGTCGTCCGTCGCGGCGCCGTTCGCCGCGCGAAGCTCTATTACCTGCGTGATCGCCGCGGCAAGTCGGCCCGCATCGCTGAACGCGCCGGTGGCGCGCGCGAGGACGATTTCGTCGGCGCAGAAATCGAAGCGCCGGCCGCCGAGTAA
- a CDS encoding tRNA-t(6)A37 methylthiotransferase, with product MNAPAKSSSSDVEIVTFGCRLNAYESEAMRALAGEASLSNALIFNTCAVTNEAVRQARQAIRRARRERPDAEIIVTGCAAQIDPHSFAAMPEVSRVIGNSEKMTASGLARSEERVRVADIMAVRETAPHLIDGYAERTRAHVQVQNGCDHRCTFCIIPYGRGNSRSAAAGDVVAQVRRLVDNGYQEIVLTGVDLTSWGADLPGQPALGNLVARILKLVPDLKTLRLSSIDAVEMDAALFDLVTTEKRVAPYLHLSLQHGDDLILKRMKRRHARAQAIELCQRVKSARPEIALGADLIAGFPTETDAHFANTLALIEECDLAFVHAFPFSPREGTPAARMPQLDRALIKHRAARLREAGGAALQKHLARWVGREADALVEKDGFARLPDFTGVLFSPSSQKEGAGGWGEPPKPESLGATHATANAGASPHPLPPPPPVCSATRPSENPDRSAIGRGSGIKLRFTAHDGAHLIGVAA from the coding sequence ATGAACGCGCCCGCCAAATCCTCAAGTTCAGACGTCGAGATCGTGACGTTCGGCTGCAGGCTCAATGCCTATGAGAGCGAAGCGATGCGCGCGCTCGCCGGCGAAGCGTCGCTCTCAAACGCTTTGATCTTCAACACCTGCGCCGTCACCAACGAAGCGGTGCGCCAAGCCCGCCAAGCCATCCGTCGCGCGCGCCGCGAACGGCCGGACGCTGAAATCATCGTCACCGGCTGCGCCGCGCAGATCGACCCTCACAGCTTCGCGGCGATGCCGGAAGTAAGTCGCGTCATCGGCAATTCCGAAAAGATGACAGCTTCCGGCCTCGCGCGCAGCGAAGAACGCGTGCGTGTCGCCGACATCATGGCCGTGCGCGAAACCGCGCCGCATCTGATCGATGGCTATGCAGAACGCACCCGCGCGCATGTGCAAGTGCAGAACGGTTGCGACCATCGCTGCACGTTTTGCATCATCCCCTACGGACGCGGAAATTCGCGTTCGGCGGCGGCCGGCGATGTGGTCGCGCAAGTGCGCCGCCTCGTGGACAACGGCTATCAGGAGATAGTTCTCACCGGCGTCGATCTCACCTCCTGGGGCGCCGATCTTCCGGGGCAACCCGCGCTCGGCAATCTCGTCGCGCGCATTTTGAAGCTCGTGCCGGACCTCAAGACGCTTCGCCTCTCCTCCATCGACGCGGTGGAGATGGATGCAGCTTTGTTCGATCTTGTGACCACCGAGAAACGCGTCGCGCCGTATTTGCATCTCTCGCTGCAGCACGGCGACGATCTCATCCTGAAGCGCATGAAGCGCCGCCACGCGCGCGCGCAAGCGATTGAGTTGTGCCAACGTGTGAAATCCGCCCGCCCAGAGATCGCCCTTGGCGCCGATCTCATCGCCGGCTTCCCCACCGAAACCGACGCGCACTTCGCGAACACATTGGCGCTGATCGAGGAATGCGATCTCGCCTTCGTGCATGCTTTCCCGTTCAGTCCGCGCGAAGGCACGCCCGCCGCGCGCATGCCACAACTTGATCGCGCTTTGATCAAGCACCGCGCCGCGCGCCTGCGCGAAGCGGGCGGTGCGGCGCTACAGAAGCACCTCGCCCGCTGGGTCGGCCGCGAGGCTGACGCGCTGGTGGAGAAGGATGGCTTCGCGCGTCTGCCGGATTTTACGGGCGTGCTCTTCTCCCCCTCCTCTCAAAAGGAGGGGGCCGGGGGGTGGGGTGAACCTCCGAAGCCTGAAAGTCTTGGCGCGACGCACGCAACGGCAAACGCTGGCGCTTCACCCCACCCCCTACCCCCTCCCCCACCGGTTTGCTCCGCAACCCGGCCATCAGAGAATCCCGATCGCAGCGCGATCGGGAGGGGGAGTGGGATCAAACTTCGCTTCACCGCGCATGACGGCGCGCATCTGATTGGCGTGGCCGCATGA